The genomic stretch gtcTTCTTCGCTGACGAGTTTATTGTGCTGCTTACTGTTGATGTGGAGTAAAGTTTGTTCGATTTATAGGAAACAGTCGGAATTCGGGATTCTAGAGGTGGCTTAACATTTCTGAATATGGGAAAACCCCTATTTGGTATATAACCTATTTGTCTTCTCAATATACTAGACCCTGGCCCTAGTCTAACTAATCTTATCATCCTTAATGAACTAAAAATCAAGTTTAATGAATGAAGTTAATGGGGGAACTGAAAAATCACGAATTTTATGCGATttgctatttttttttttttcttgtgatctttttatttcaacaacaccaCTACTAATAAAATGGTCACACAAATACCCACCTGTTAATAGCTGAATCACATGGATTAGTAGTCAGATATAACTATCTACTAAGTATAAGCTAGACAACTACTAAACAAAAACCAACCAATCATACATGTAATAAAACTGAATTCTCTAGTCATAAAAGTATATTCATTATTacatattattaatatctataaaaaaagaaagcaaaTTTATCCTTGAAAGTAGTTTTCTATATTTCTACTCTCATTATTGTCAGCACTATTCTTCACAGCAACactgttattgttattattgttattattttcaatatgattcaataaatgtTCATTATGTAAGaaatccaaatcaaaatcgTTAAACTCATTAAACACATCTAAATCATCAAGAACAAACATTGAAGGACTTGAAGTTGTACTTGCTGCACTATCgatttgttgatgattaGATGGTGGAGAACACAGAGGCACTGGTTTTAACAtctcttcatcttcttgtTGATGTCTCATCATTGGGGTAGTTATTGGCATACTACTTCCCAAGGGACTAGGTGTATATGATCGATATTCTCTCATGTTAGATTCTATTGGGTTATTGTAAACTGATTTCCGTTTCATCATGGCAGTATGATCAAAGGGACATTTACGTCTCTTCTGATTTGACAGACTAGGTCCATTAGAACTAGCACCGTTTTCACCGTTACCATAGGAAACAATTGGTGGAAGTATAACATTTGACCCGACTTCTTGTAATTTTGTAGATTCCTCATTTTCATTCATCAGTGTTGTTATGTGAGAAATTGGACATTTGGCTCCTTCACTTTTTATGGAAACACTAGAAGATGAGTTGGCCATTGAAGTTGACTTGGTGGTAGAATCATGAATAACAGGACAAGATTTAGGTTGACTAAATTCTGGTACACCTTTATGTAATGCAGCATAATTGACTTGTTTGGAATTGCTATTGTTAACAAATGTAAGATAAAATTTCCATAATTTGGATAATTTTACCAATTTCTCTTTATTATTGACAATTACAGTTTGCAAAAACTTTAACGTTGAAGAAACATCGTTTGTGATCttattgatttgatctTCAAGTAATGATTGATGCAGTTTTAAAAACCCACTTTGATTCTTGACTCTAAGTAACAATCCAATCGCGATTTGTATAGATCTAgtaaacaattcaattaaggccagatatatatattgagATTGATGGTTCCCATTCtttaaaatttcaacaaattgactCAACCGTGAAACAATACCAGGAAACACAAACGTTTCAAGTAATCCTTCCTCATTTAATTCCTCTCCctgcaacaacaaaatataaatcataAAAAGTCTCAAATAAGATAACATATAGACGACTTCCattcttttgatttcaattattcCTTCCAACCCAGAGTCCTGTAACCATGTAGAACATTGCTTGATTAAACTATCCAAATTAGATACTGTCAATTTTGGTATCCCAATATTTAATATCCCGTAATGGAAAGACGAAGTTATACTGGCTATTAAGTAGTGCACATGCAAAGCAATAATCAAGTTACTTTCTCCCACACGGgtcaaatatttcaaatgacATTGCAACAGATCAACTATTGCAATTTTAGAATAcattttttgcaacaaatGGTCTAATTCTGATGATTGTTTAATTATGGgaacaaaattaaatgacACCAAATTACATATTCTAATCACTTCTGTCCAAAGAAGACTGAAAtgcaatttcaaatattttgctctttttctttgataaCTTTGAAATTCTATCAATTCAGGATCCTTCCAAATTTCCATATCAAAACCGGAAGAAAgtatattttcaataaacttGGAAAAAAGTTTGGTGAATAATGTTTTAGGATCTATTACTACCCCACCTGGTTTCTTATACtcataaattattttgtttaatacAGTGATATATAAGGCAACAAAGGAAACCAAATTAATGTTGTCATCATCAGAAGTTAAAAAATCCTCAATAATATAAAGtatatttgtttgttttgcCCCAAGTCCCAAATATGTATATTCTTGTGGGAATATAACATTGAAACTTTGAGTTATATCATCGACAACTTCACATTTAAGAACATTTCTTAAATAAGTGAGCGTTTCTTCTACTATTACCGCGATCATCGACACATAAATCCCACTGATTTTCAACTGGTAATATATATCTTCATCCAATCCTTTAGGTAAATTGAGTATTAATTCTCCATCTAGCCCCTTTTGAATTACATTAAGAATATCTGTTTTATagaacaacaataaagttttactttcaaatatttcgcttttgaaataaaaatccAAAAGAAATACAAGTTGTCGATAATTTAAAGTTGAACCACGAgtcaaatttaaaattgattccCATAAAGATTGCAATTTCTGTTGTAGACtctttgatttattatgtATATCGGGTTTAAAAACGGGACATTGTAATTTCTCTGAATCATCTTGAGTTTGAGTCGTTGAAGAGAGGGTACTACTCGTCACATTTCTTTTAGGACTCGGCGTTTGTGATTGGGCCTCATCTCccataaaattgaaatcacaTTCTATGACTGGACATTTGTGATtgtttgatgttgatgatgcaAGTGGTaatggttgttgttctGTATTTTGCGAATCACTTGGCAGAAACGAATAAGTAAAATcgatttcatttattttggatgaagttttctttaattgagACGGTGCTAATTTCTTGGCCGAATTGtcattttttaatttgttaattttaTACATGTGATACATTTTTTGTAAGTTTGTGATTTTGAACCACAAAGTAGTTAATTGTGGATCGagttttattatatttaccCAAGAATATATATCAAGGCAAACTGGGAAAGACAAGACTCGCGAATTTAAAACAGTATACTCACTTAGTATCTCCATCGTGACTCGTGGTTGAACAGCAAATGGACTTAATTTGGATAGAATAGTGATATCTTTGCCTAAATAAAAAGTGCTCTCATCTCGACTTTCACTATTTGCTGATTGGCTATTGCGGGGCGATAGTTGTTGGAGTACCTGTAGTTGTCTCTTTAGGTTTTctatttcctttttctgGTTCGAAATGGTCTTTTCATTCTGGGATTTTAGTTGTTTATATTCACTTGTGGTTTCTATTTTCACTGGTGACAGAAGAGATTGACATGAAGCCAATGGTGATGACCCTCCTCCACTGGCATCGTTATCTATCCAAGGAGGATTAATATACTGACATAAATGGCCTACCCCATTTCTCACACAACCCCCGCATGCTGGTTTACCTTTATCACATTTCacttttctctttttacAAGCTAGACATGATACGGGGACTCTATTTCTTTGTCTCTTAGGTTTCTGGACTTTGTTAGGTGAGTTGATTTGTTTGGAGAAACTATTACTGCTTT from Candida albicans SC5314 chromosome 5, complete sequence encodes the following:
- the ZCF20 gene encoding Zcf20p (Zn(II)2Cys6 transcription factor orthologous to S. cerevisiae Hap1; regulated by Sef1, Sfu1; Hap43-induced; Spider biofilm induced), whose translation is MGPIAVKMESSNSFSKQINSPNKVQKPKRQRNRVPVSCLACKKRKVKCDKGKPACGGCVRNGVGHLCQYINPPWIDNDASGGGSSPLASCQSLSSPVKIETTSEYKQLKSQNEKTISNQKKEIENLKRQLQVLQQLSPRNSQSANSESRDESTFYLGKDITILSKLSPFAVQPRVTMEILSEYTVLNSRVLSFPVCLDIYSWVNIIKLDPQLTTLWFKITNLQKMYHMYKINKLKNDNSAKKLAPSQLKKTSSKINEIDFTYSFSPSDSQNTEQQPLPLASSTSNNHKCPVIECDFNFMGDEAQSQTPSPKRNVTSSTLSSTTQTQDDSEKLQCPVFKPDIHNKSKSLQQKLQSLWESILNLTRGSTLNYRQLVFLLDFYFKSEIFESKTLLLFYKTDILNVIQKGLDGELILNLPKGLDEDIYYQLKISGIYVSMIAVIVEETLTYLRNVLKCEVVDDITQSFNVIFPQEYTYLGLGAKQTNILYIIEDFLTSDDDNINLVSFVALYITVLNKIIYEYKKPGGVVIDPKTLFTKLFSKFIENILSSGFDMEIWKDPELIEFQSYQRKRAKYLKLHFSLLWTEVIRICNLVSFNFVPIIKQSSELDHLLQKMYSKIAIVDSLQCHLKYLTRVGESNLIIALHVHYLIASITSSFHYGILNIGIPKLTVSNLDSLIKQCSTWLQDSGLEGIIEIKRMEVVYMLSYLRLFMIYILLLQGEELNEEGLLETFVFPGIVSRLSQFVEILKNGNHQSQYIYSALIELFTRSIQIAIGLLLRVKNQSGFLKSHQSLLEDQINKITNDVSSTLKFLQTVIVNNKEKLVKLSKLWKFYLTFVNNSNSKQVNYAALHKGVPEFSQPKSCPVIHDSTTKSTSMANSSSSVSIKSEGAKCPISHITTSMNENEESTKLQEVGSNVILPPIVSYGNGENGASSNGPSSSNQKRRKCPFDHTAMMKRKSVYNNPIESNMREYRSYTPSPLGSSMPITTPMMRHQQEDEEMLKPVPSCSPPSNHQQIDSAASTTSSPSMFVLDDLDVFNEFNDFDLDFLHNEHLLNHIENNNNNNNNSVAVKNSADNNESRNIENYFQG